The Ferrovibrio sp. MS7 sequence GGCCTCTCGGCCAGCGGCTGGAACGGCATTTTCCTGGCCGAAGTGGCGCGGCTGGCGCCTGAGGGCCAGGTAGGCGCCGCCACGGGTGCGGCTTTGCTCGCCAGCTATAGCGGCCTGCTGCTGGGGCCGCTCTGCTTCGCCGGCCTCGGCCCGGTTTTCGGTCTCGGCAGTGGCTATGCCGCGCTGGCCCTGCTCTGTATTGCTGCCAGCGTGCCGCTACTTCTGGGGAGGAGAGCATGATTGCAGTAGAAGAACAGCTTCAGCATATCGCCAAGGTCAATCCGGCGATCAATGCCGTGGTCGATCTCGATGCTGGCCAGGTGCGCCGCGATGCCGCTGCGCTTGATGCATCAGGCCGGCATCTGCCGCTCTATGGCCTGTCCTACACAGTGAAGGACAATATCTGGGTCGAGGGCCGGCGCATCACGCAAGGCTCGCCGCTATTCAGCGATTTCATCGCGCCGCGCGATGCGTCCAGTGTTGCGCTGTTGCGCGCTGCCGGTGCGCTGCTGCTCGGCATCAGCAATTGTGCCGAATTCGCCTGCATGGGCGTCACGCGCAACAAAGTCTATGGTCCGACGCGGCACCCGCTGGATCATGCCTTGACGCCGGGGGGCTCGTCCGGTGGTGCTGCCGCCGCGCTCGCAGCCGGCATCGGCGATTTCGCGCTTTGCACCGATGCAGGCGGCTCGACACGGCGGCCGGCGGCGCATTGCGGCCTGATCGGCTTCAAGCCTTCCGGTGGCCGCATTCCCCATGCCCATGGTTTCGCTGAACCGATTTTCGCCAATGGCGTGATCGGCATTCTCACCCGAGGCATGGCCGTGATGCGTCGGGTTTTCGCTGTGCTCGGCGTGCAGGATGGCGCGGACGCCTACAGCGTGCCCGGCCTCTCGCGTCCCGCTAAAGGCCGCCGCATCGCCTTCAGCCCCACACTCGGCATGAACTGGCCGGTGGAACCGGTGGTTGCCGCCGGCCTGGAGCAGGCGGTGGCAAAATTGCAGGCGGCGGGTTTCGAGATTGTGCGCCGCGATCCCACCTGGCCGGAGGATAGCGGCGAGGCCGGCCTGATGCCGTTGCAGCATGTTGGCCTGGCGGCACTTTATGGCGAAGCCTATGCGCGCGAGCCGGATCGCTTCGATCCGAATATCGCGGCACAGATCGAGGCCGGCCTGAAATACGATGGCCCAGCTTTGGGCCGCGCCTTGCTGCTGCGCGAGCAATTGATGCTCAAATTGGCGGCCTTTTTCCAGGAAGTCGATTGGCTGATCTGCCCCACGGTGCCCTGTGCGCCCTGGGGCTTCGACCAGATCGGACCGGAGAAGATTGCCGGCCAGCCGGTCGGCCCGCGAGGCCATGCGGTATTCACGCCGCTGTTCAATCATGCACTGGTGCCGGCTATCTCATTGCCTTGCGGCAAGGATGCGGCCGGTCTGCCTTTCGGCCTGCAACTGGTCGGCCCGCGCCTGCAGGACGAAGCCTTGCTCGATCTCGCCGCTGAGATTGTTGCCGTGTTGGCTAAGGAATAGGGCGATGGCGAAGCTGCTGTTTGTCAATCCGAATACCTCGGTCAGTATCACCGACCGCATCGCCGCCGCCGCCCGCCAGGCAGCGGCACCGAGCACCGTGATAACCTTCGAAACCGCACCCCATGGTGTGCCCTATATCGCCACCCGCGCCGAAGCCGTGGTTGGCGCCCAGGTGGCATTGGAAATGCTGGCCGAGCATCAGGCCGGCCATGATGCCGCTGTGATCGCCGCTTTCGGCGATCCGGGCCTTGGCGGTGCGCGCGAATTGCTTTCGATCCCGGTGATCGGCATGGCGGAGGCGGCGATGCTCACCGCCTGCATGCTCGGGCGTCGCTTCGCTGTCGTCTCTTTCGCGTCGGCCCTCGGTCCCTGGTACCGCGAATGTGTCGAGTATCACGGGCTCAGCGGCCGGCTGGCTGGCATCCGCCTGCTGGAAGGCGGTTTCCGCAGCATTGGCGATGTGCAGGAAGAGAAGGAAGATCTGCTGGTGGAACTGGCGCGCCTGGCGGTGCAGCGCGACGAGGCCGATGTGATTGTGCTGGCTGGTGCGCCGCTGGCGGGGCTCGCCGGGCGGGTCGCCGACCGTATTCCGGTGCCGGTGGTGGATGGTGTGGCCGCAGCGGTGAAGCAGGCGGAGGCCCTGGCGGCGTTACGCCCGCGCAAGGCGACGGAGGGCACTTTCCGTAAGCCGGCACCGAAGCCGACCGATGGCGTGGCGCCGGCCTTGCGGCGATTGATGAGCGGGGAGAACTGAACGCGATGGACTTCGATCTGGTGCTGCGCAATGCCCATGCGGTGACGGCCGCCGATGCCATGACCTGCGATATCGGTATCCGTGATGGCGTGATCCAGGCGCTCGGCCGCAGCCTTGGCCCTGGGCATCGCGAGATCGATGCAGCGGGCCGTACCGTGATGCCCGGTGGCATCGACGCCCATTGCCACCTGGACCAGCCGATGAGCGACGGCTCAGTGATGGCCGATGATTTCATTTCCGGCACCCGTTCGGCGGCCTGCGGCGGCACAACGACAGTGATTCCCTTCGCGGCGCAGATGAAGGGCCATTCGCTTCGCGAGGCGGTGACTGATTATCATGCCCGCTCGGATGGCAAGGCGATGATCGACTATGCCTTCCATCTCATCGTCTCGGATCCCACCGCCACGGTGCTGGGCCAGGAACTGCCGGCGCTGATCGAGGAGGGCTACAGTTCGTTCAAGCTTTACATGACCTATGACGACATGAAGCTGAACGATCGCCAGATCCTGGAGGTGCTGGATGTGGCGCGGCGCGAGCGGGCGCTGGCCATGGTGCATGCCGAGAATACCGATGCCATCGCCTGGCTGACCGAGCGGCTGGAACTCGCTGGCCGCATCGCGCCGAAATACCATGCCGCCGCACGGCCCTTTTTAGTGGAGCGCGAAGCGACGCATCGCGCCATCAGCTTTGCCGAACTGGTGGATGTGCCGATCCTGATCGTGCATGTCTCGGGCAAGGAAGCGGCCGAGCAGATCCGCTGGGCCCAGACGCGCGGCCTGCGCATCCATGCCGAGACCTGCCCGCAGTATCTCTTCCTCTCGGAAGAAGATCTCGACAAGCCCGATTGCGAAGGCGCGAAA is a genomic window containing:
- a CDS encoding amidase, translated to MIAVEEQLQHIAKVNPAINAVVDLDAGQVRRDAAALDASGRHLPLYGLSYTVKDNIWVEGRRITQGSPLFSDFIAPRDASSVALLRAAGALLLGISNCAEFACMGVTRNKVYGPTRHPLDHALTPGGSSGGAAAALAAGIGDFALCTDAGGSTRRPAAHCGLIGFKPSGGRIPHAHGFAEPIFANGVIGILTRGMAVMRRVFAVLGVQDGADAYSVPGLSRPAKGRRIAFSPTLGMNWPVEPVVAAGLEQAVAKLQAAGFEIVRRDPTWPEDSGEAGLMPLQHVGLAALYGEAYAREPDRFDPNIAAQIEAGLKYDGPALGRALLLREQLMLKLAAFFQEVDWLICPTVPCAPWGFDQIGPEKIAGQPVGPRGHAVFTPLFNHALVPAISLPCGKDAAGLPFGLQLVGPRLQDEALLDLAAEIVAVLAKE
- a CDS encoding aspartate/glutamate racemase family protein produces the protein MAKLLFVNPNTSVSITDRIAAAARQAAAPSTVITFETAPHGVPYIATRAEAVVGAQVALEMLAEHQAGHDAAVIAAFGDPGLGGARELLSIPVIGMAEAAMLTACMLGRRFAVVSFASALGPWYRECVEYHGLSGRLAGIRLLEGGFRSIGDVQEEKEDLLVELARLAVQRDEADVIVLAGAPLAGLAGRVADRIPVPVVDGVAAAVKQAEALAALRPRKATEGTFRKPAPKPTDGVAPALRRLMSGEN
- the hydA gene encoding dihydropyrimidinase, with the protein product MDFDLVLRNAHAVTAADAMTCDIGIRDGVIQALGRSLGPGHREIDAAGRTVMPGGIDAHCHLDQPMSDGSVMADDFISGTRSAACGGTTTVIPFAAQMKGHSLREAVTDYHARSDGKAMIDYAFHLIVSDPTATVLGQELPALIEEGYSSFKLYMTYDDMKLNDRQILEVLDVARRERALAMVHAENTDAIAWLTERLELAGRIAPKYHAAARPFLVEREATHRAISFAELVDVPILIVHVSGKEAAEQIRWAQTRGLRIHAETCPQYLFLSEEDLDKPDCEGAKCICSPPPRDKANQDAIWRGLANGTFDIVSSDHAPFRFAGPQGKFVAGTNPPFSKIPNGIPGLETRLALLYSEGVLKGRISPQRFVALTATNAARLYGLYPRKGTIAVGADADLVLWDEGSPRRIENAKLHHNVDYTPYEGIEVSAWPGLVLSRGEVVADAGEPVGRQGRGQFLRCARPG